Proteins co-encoded in one Arthrobacter globiformis genomic window:
- a CDS encoding stealth conserved region 3 domain-containing protein, whose translation MTVQDDIYYGGQASEDVPALAEVTSPAAVARLKHRPDVVRRSGRYALINDTRTPYQAMVEDLLFLRNVLDGAGLDYLLVRGNNDRPVIALDWKDRKKLRSALVDACRNEPFYSMTVDAKKKTSVLVADGELSVNRQARIFRLYRPRVEPYGGFEFGASAGVQVELWSFLGNEVILPIENSLTRRTMMAHDAVRGTVERYGHTWPTIENMFADHASDISFDIDMVFSWVDGTSPEYIAARRARMAGAVLGEGDDHEARYRQINELKYALRSVYMFAPWVRRIFIATDSPAPEWLNDHPSVTIVRSEEFFADPSVLPTHNSQAVECQLHHIEGLSEHFLYSNDDMFFGRPVGPDMFFTPGGITKFIEAETRIGLGDNDAERSGFENAARVNRKLLWNRFGRITTRHLEHTAAPLRRSLVAQMEQEFPAEFANTAASTFRAADNISVTNSFYHYYALLTGRAVTQTAAKVRYVDTTLRSGLNYLPKLLTKRNMDFFCLNDGSFPEVPADERAELVTDFLEKYYPIKAPWEK comes from the coding sequence GTGACGGTTCAGGACGACATCTACTACGGCGGTCAGGCATCCGAGGACGTACCCGCGCTCGCGGAAGTAACGTCGCCGGCGGCTGTGGCGCGCCTCAAGCACCGCCCCGACGTCGTTCGCCGGTCAGGCCGGTATGCGCTGATCAACGACACACGGACGCCCTACCAGGCCATGGTTGAGGACCTGCTCTTCCTGCGGAATGTGCTGGACGGGGCCGGGCTGGATTACCTGCTGGTCCGGGGCAACAACGACCGTCCGGTGATCGCCCTCGACTGGAAGGACCGCAAGAAACTGCGGTCCGCCCTTGTGGACGCCTGCCGGAACGAGCCTTTCTACTCTATGACCGTGGACGCGAAGAAGAAGACGTCCGTCCTCGTGGCCGACGGCGAACTCTCCGTCAACCGGCAGGCACGCATCTTCCGGTTGTACCGCCCGCGGGTTGAGCCCTACGGCGGGTTCGAATTTGGTGCCTCCGCGGGCGTCCAGGTGGAGCTGTGGAGCTTCCTGGGCAACGAAGTAATCCTGCCGATCGAGAACTCCCTGACCCGCCGCACCATGATGGCGCACGACGCCGTCCGCGGAACGGTTGAGCGCTATGGCCACACGTGGCCCACCATCGAGAACATGTTCGCCGACCACGCAAGCGACATCAGCTTTGATATCGACATGGTCTTCTCCTGGGTGGACGGCACCTCCCCGGAGTACATCGCCGCCCGCCGTGCCCGGATGGCGGGAGCCGTCCTTGGCGAAGGCGACGACCACGAGGCGCGCTACCGGCAAATCAATGAGCTCAAATACGCGCTCCGGTCGGTGTACATGTTCGCACCGTGGGTCCGCCGCATCTTCATCGCCACGGACTCCCCCGCGCCGGAATGGCTGAACGACCACCCGTCCGTGACCATTGTCCGGAGCGAGGAGTTCTTCGCCGACCCGTCGGTGCTGCCCACGCACAACTCCCAGGCCGTGGAGTGCCAGCTGCACCACATCGAGGGCCTCTCCGAGCACTTCCTCTACTCCAATGACGACATGTTCTTCGGGCGGCCTGTCGGCCCGGACATGTTCTTCACACCGGGTGGCATCACCAAGTTCATCGAGGCGGAGACCCGCATCGGCCTCGGCGACAACGACGCCGAACGCAGCGGCTTCGAAAACGCGGCCCGGGTCAACCGGAAACTGCTCTGGAACCGCTTTGGCCGGATCACCACCCGCCACCTGGAGCACACGGCGGCCCCGCTACGGCGCAGCCTGGTTGCCCAGATGGAGCAGGAGTTCCCCGCGGAGTTCGCGAACACTGCCGCCAGCACATTCAGGGCCGCAGACAACATCTCCGTCACGAATTCCTTCTACCACTACTACGCGCTGCTGACCGGCCGGGCCGTAACCCAGACGGCAGCAAAGGTGCGCTACGTGGACACCACGCTCCGGTCGGGACTGAACTACCTGCCCAAGCTGCTGACCAAGCGCAACATGGACTTCTTCTGCCTCAATGACGGCAGTTTCCCGGAGGTTCCGGCCGACGAACGTGCGGAGCTGGTTACGGACTTCCTGGAGAAGTACTACCCGATCAAGGCGCCCTGGGAAAAGTAG
- a CDS encoding type II toxin-antitoxin system VapB family antitoxin, with amino-acid sequence MIFKAVGEGRPYPDHGFSTPKDWAALPPRPVRLDELVTTKRTLDLEALLAEDSTFFGDLFPHVVQYQGTLYLEDGLHRAVRTALHQRTAIHARVLVIDG; translated from the coding sequence GTGATATTCAAAGCTGTGGGCGAGGGACGCCCTTACCCCGACCATGGTTTCAGTACCCCCAAAGACTGGGCGGCGCTTCCGCCCCGTCCCGTGCGGCTGGATGAACTTGTGACCACCAAGCGGACCCTGGACCTTGAAGCGCTCCTTGCCGAGGACTCCACTTTCTTTGGCGACCTCTTTCCCCACGTGGTGCAGTACCAGGGCACTCTCTATCTGGAGGATGGCCTGCACCGGGCGGTAAGGACAGCACTCCACCAGCGCACCGCCATACATGCAAGGGTGCTTGTGATCGATGGCTAG
- the recR gene encoding recombination mediator RecR, translating into MYEGAVQELIDELGRLPGVGPKSAQRLAFHILEADPQDMKRLVEAITTVKERVKFCAACGNVTEQELCNICRDPRRDPSVICVVEESKDVLAVERTRSFRGRYHVLGGAINPIAGVGPEQLRIRELLNRLSDGAVQEIIIATDPNLEGEATATYLARMLQSIGIAVTRLASGLPVGGDLEYADEVTLGRAFEGRRNALS; encoded by the coding sequence GTGTACGAGGGTGCAGTTCAGGAGCTGATCGACGAGCTCGGACGCCTTCCCGGTGTGGGACCGAAGTCTGCGCAGCGCCTGGCTTTCCACATCCTGGAGGCAGACCCCCAGGACATGAAGCGGCTGGTGGAGGCCATCACCACCGTCAAGGAGCGGGTCAAGTTCTGCGCCGCCTGCGGCAACGTGACCGAGCAGGAACTGTGCAACATTTGCCGCGACCCGAGGCGTGACCCCTCCGTCATCTGCGTCGTGGAGGAGTCCAAGGACGTGCTGGCCGTGGAGCGCACCCGCTCATTCCGGGGCCGCTACCACGTGCTCGGCGGTGCCATTAACCCGATCGCCGGCGTCGGTCCGGAGCAGCTTCGGATCCGCGAACTCCTCAACCGGCTCAGTGATGGCGCCGTCCAAGAGATCATCATCGCCACCGACCCGAACCTTGAGGGCGAGGCCACCGCCACCTACCTGGCGCGGATGCTGCAGTCCATCGGGATCGCGGTCACCCGTCTCGCTTCCGGGCTGCCCGTGGGAGGGGACCTCGAGTACGCGGACGAAGTCACCCTGGGCAGGGCCTTCGAGGGCCGCCGGAATGCCCTCAGCTGA
- a CDS encoding phosphodiesterase, with translation MELIEAEHPRPRHFLLHLSDPHLLGGPDPLYGAVDSEARLIQLFDEVQASGARPEAVIFTGDLADKGDPEAYAKLRAIVEPACRDLGAQVIWAMGNHDNRANFRAGLFDQPGNDDPVDHSYYVNGLRVITMDTSVPGYHHGELSDNQLDWLAGQLETPAPDGTILALHHPPVPSVLDLSVLVELRDQASLAAVVRNSDVRSILAGHLHYSTTASFAGIPVSVASATCYTQDLNVPVGGTRGRDGGQAFNLVHVYEHTVVHSVVPLGATPTVGEYVSPEETERRLAAAGIRIPEGAKRPMLARK, from the coding sequence ATGGAGCTCATCGAGGCCGAGCATCCCCGGCCACGCCATTTTCTACTCCACCTGAGTGACCCCCACCTGTTGGGAGGTCCGGACCCCCTATACGGCGCAGTTGACAGCGAAGCCCGCCTGATCCAGCTCTTCGACGAGGTTCAGGCCTCGGGCGCGCGCCCGGAAGCCGTAATATTCACCGGCGACCTGGCAGACAAAGGTGATCCCGAGGCGTACGCAAAGCTCCGCGCGATCGTGGAGCCCGCGTGCCGGGATCTCGGTGCCCAGGTCATCTGGGCCATGGGCAACCATGACAACCGCGCCAACTTCCGGGCCGGCCTGTTCGATCAGCCGGGCAACGACGATCCCGTCGACCACAGCTACTACGTCAACGGGCTGCGCGTCATCACCATGGATACGTCCGTGCCCGGCTACCACCACGGGGAACTCAGTGACAACCAGCTGGACTGGCTTGCCGGGCAGCTGGAGACCCCAGCGCCGGACGGCACCATCCTGGCCCTGCACCATCCGCCGGTTCCGTCGGTGCTGGACCTGTCCGTGCTGGTGGAGCTCCGCGACCAGGCGTCCCTGGCAGCCGTAGTCCGGAACTCGGATGTCCGTAGCATCCTCGCCGGGCACCTCCATTACTCCACGACGGCGAGCTTCGCCGGCATCCCCGTGTCTGTGGCCTCGGCGACGTGCTACACCCAGGACCTGAACGTTCCGGTGGGCGGCACGCGCGGCCGCGACGGCGGGCAGGCCTTCAACCTGGTGCACGTTTATGAGCACACGGTGGTGCATTCAGTAGTGCCGCTGGGCGCAACTCCGACCGTGGGCGAGTATGTCAGCCCCGAGGAGACGGAACGCCGTCTGGCAGCAGCCGGAATCCGCATCCCCGAAGGGGCCAAACGCCCAATGCTCGCACGGAAGTAG
- a CDS encoding DNA polymerase III subunit gamma and tau — translation MTVTTALYRRYRPDSFADVIGQEHVTEPLMTALRKNRVNHAYLFSGPRGCGKTTSARILARCLNCAKGPTDTPCGVCPSCVELARGGAGSLDVIEIDAASHGGVDDARDLRERATYAPVRDRYKIFIIDEAHMVTSAGFNALLKIVEEPPEHIKFIFATTEPDKVIGTIRSRTHHYPFRLVPPEPLMAYLEQLCQQENVPVAPGVLSLVIRAGAGSVRDSLSVLDQLMAGAGPNGLDYELAVALLGYTHASLLDDVVEAIAASDAATVFRAVDRVIQTGHDPRRFVEDLLERFRDLIIVQAMPESAQAILRGMPADQIARMQSQAHNLGAAELSRAADVTNTALTEMTGATSPRLHLELLCARILLPSSEQTERGIAARIDRVERRLNYGGSDAGVPATASVAPAVPAPAAAAPAPPATAAPVPSAAPSLNAPAASARVPAAPAEAAPASAPAPAQGAPQSPPSIQDAPGREALAAPRITTGDWPMDDTAARDHRPASGSHDGQGRDFVDQRPAASQAPESAPRPEQAPRQQAQGPQLLAAQAAPSTPAPQSHAQPSSSTASAGATPAGGHADVEVLRRAWPEVLQTLARIKRSTWALVEPNAQVGQFDGQVLTLVFTTPGLAGAFGRADHSENLRQAIHKTIGIDCQITAVAGAGSSASSEPNPKAPTSRDIPAATTDADWGLAPAPGGSGEPESVPARPPATGSAPASPTASTAPAAGHASPSSPEARAVSAPQWSGPTITASRSDTAAPAGVGSATAASATTAPALPAAPVGAGGAAGASGHAPTVSPQQPATQPVATEPAASQVPVPQSSAAQGQARGPQQQAGDYSHPDDDWGPPLDEDAPPLEEEPPMDWEPPRQWQGSPAPSSGPEMSSAPEIKAPEVTQTAESAPSAPQTRAKNAAPAQAERQPAPDTSADPWSRAVEQTPGVWALGSESNVGKYPGVADDGRDEESNGTAAPVYAPAAAQPPHPGGPAAEGPPSTAPGGSAPGEGAPRVSAPAETPPETAERNVPEFEPAYAMASAPAAPSHEYGAPTPPQGVRPPAVTTATDAAPVRVPVFASRPGPAQAGPAVQAGPAVQAGPAVAAARNTASAPETPARGKLSLYQRLSNSPEAEAGRAKAPVRSTEEPAQYVQDIPSADDETIEESGVFGRAAVERILGGKLIEERSLDGSPLMPRY, via the coding sequence GTGACTGTTACAACTGCCCTTTACCGCAGGTATCGCCCGGACTCGTTCGCGGACGTTATCGGGCAGGAACACGTCACGGAGCCGCTGATGACGGCGCTGCGCAAGAACCGCGTGAACCACGCCTACCTTTTCTCCGGCCCGCGCGGCTGCGGCAAGACCACGTCTGCGCGCATCCTGGCGCGCTGCCTTAACTGCGCGAAGGGCCCCACAGACACCCCGTGCGGCGTCTGCCCCAGCTGCGTCGAACTCGCCCGCGGCGGTGCCGGCTCCCTCGACGTCATCGAGATCGACGCCGCCAGCCACGGCGGCGTGGACGACGCCCGCGACCTCCGGGAACGCGCCACCTATGCTCCGGTGCGGGACCGCTACAAGATCTTCATCATTGACGAGGCCCACATGGTCACCTCGGCGGGCTTCAACGCCCTGCTGAAAATCGTCGAAGAGCCGCCGGAACACATCAAGTTCATCTTCGCCACCACCGAGCCGGACAAGGTCATCGGGACCATCCGGTCGCGCACGCACCACTACCCGTTCCGGCTCGTTCCGCCGGAGCCGCTTATGGCTTACCTCGAGCAGCTCTGCCAGCAGGAAAACGTCCCCGTGGCCCCCGGTGTGCTGTCGCTGGTGATCCGCGCAGGTGCTGGGTCCGTGCGGGACTCGTTGTCCGTGCTGGACCAGCTCATGGCAGGCGCCGGACCCAACGGCCTCGATTACGAACTCGCCGTGGCACTCCTCGGTTACACACACGCCTCGCTTCTGGACGACGTCGTCGAGGCAATCGCCGCTTCCGATGCCGCCACGGTCTTCCGTGCCGTGGACCGCGTCATCCAGACGGGGCACGATCCCCGCCGCTTCGTGGAGGACCTCCTGGAGCGCTTCCGCGACCTCATCATCGTGCAGGCCATGCCGGAAAGCGCCCAGGCCATCCTCCGCGGCATGCCGGCCGACCAGATCGCCCGGATGCAGAGCCAGGCACACAATCTCGGCGCAGCCGAGCTGTCTCGCGCGGCCGACGTCACCAACACCGCGCTGACGGAGATGACGGGTGCCACGTCGCCGCGGCTGCACCTGGAACTGCTCTGCGCCCGCATCCTGCTGCCCAGTTCCGAGCAGACCGAACGCGGCATCGCTGCCAGGATCGACCGCGTGGAGCGTCGCCTGAACTACGGAGGGTCCGACGCCGGTGTTCCCGCCACCGCGTCAGTTGCGCCGGCCGTGCCAGCGCCTGCGGCAGCCGCGCCTGCTCCTCCTGCCACTGCTGCACCTGTTCCGTCTGCCGCTCCTTCCCTGAACGCTCCGGCAGCTTCGGCGAGAGTTCCCGCCGCTCCGGCAGAGGCCGCTCCGGCGTCCGCCCCGGCTCCGGCGCAGGGCGCGCCGCAGAGCCCGCCCAGCATCCAGGACGCACCCGGACGGGAAGCGCTGGCCGCACCACGGATCACCACTGGTGACTGGCCCATGGATGACACCGCCGCACGCGACCACCGCCCGGCCTCGGGCTCACACGACGGCCAGGGCCGGGACTTTGTTGACCAGCGTCCCGCGGCTTCGCAGGCACCGGAGTCCGCCCCGCGGCCTGAACAGGCCCCGCGCCAACAGGCCCAAGGCCCCCAGCTGCTGGCGGCACAGGCAGCCCCTTCGACTCCGGCCCCGCAGTCCCACGCCCAGCCCTCTTCGAGTACAGCCTCTGCCGGTGCAACTCCCGCCGGTGGGCACGCCGACGTGGAGGTACTCCGCCGCGCCTGGCCTGAGGTCCTGCAGACCCTGGCAAGAATCAAGCGGAGCACGTGGGCGCTCGTGGAGCCCAATGCCCAGGTCGGCCAGTTCGACGGCCAGGTCCTGACGCTCGTCTTCACCACCCCCGGGCTGGCCGGTGCCTTCGGCAGGGCAGACCACTCCGAGAATCTGCGCCAGGCCATCCACAAAACGATAGGCATCGACTGCCAGATCACCGCCGTGGCAGGCGCCGGCAGCTCAGCGAGCTCTGAACCAAACCCAAAAGCGCCTACTAGCCGGGATATTCCGGCTGCCACTACGGACGCGGATTGGGGCCTGGCCCCTGCCCCGGGTGGCTCCGGCGAGCCGGAGTCCGTCCCTGCCCGTCCTCCGGCAACAGGTTCGGCTCCGGCGTCGCCAACTGCGTCCACTGCGCCCGCGGCGGGGCATGCCTCTCCTTCTTCGCCGGAGGCTCGAGCGGTTTCCGCGCCGCAATGGTCAGGACCGACCATCACGGCGTCCCGGTCGGACACCGCAGCCCCCGCCGGCGTCGGAAGCGCTACCGCCGCATCAGCCACTACCGCACCCGCTCTCCCTGCCGCACCTGTCGGCGCCGGCGGCGCTGCTGGAGCATCCGGCCATGCACCGACCGTGTCGCCCCAGCAACCCGCCACACAGCCGGTGGCCACGGAGCCGGCTGCTTCACAGGTGCCTGTCCCCCAATCCTCTGCAGCACAGGGGCAGGCACGTGGACCGCAGCAGCAAGCCGGCGACTATTCCCATCCGGATGACGACTGGGGCCCTCCGCTGGACGAGGACGCACCTCCGCTGGAAGAAGAGCCTCCCATGGACTGGGAGCCGCCGCGCCAGTGGCAGGGCAGCCCTGCGCCGTCGTCGGGGCCGGAGATGTCGTCGGCGCCGGAGATAAAGGCACCGGAGGTAACCCAGACTGCCGAGTCCGCACCGTCCGCTCCGCAGACCCGTGCAAAAAATGCTGCTCCGGCACAGGCGGAGCGCCAGCCTGCTCCAGACACCTCGGCTGATCCGTGGTCCCGTGCTGTCGAGCAGACACCTGGCGTTTGGGCTCTCGGTTCAGAAAGCAACGTGGGCAAATACCCGGGCGTGGCTGACGATGGGCGAGACGAGGAGTCAAACGGGACGGCTGCACCGGTGTACGCACCGGCCGCCGCCCAGCCGCCGCACCCCGGCGGTCCCGCCGCTGAAGGCCCGCCGTCCACTGCGCCGGGTGGGAGCGCCCCCGGTGAAGGCGCCCCGAGGGTGAGCGCCCCCGCTGAGACCCCGCCGGAAACTGCCGAGCGCAATGTGCCGGAGTTCGAGCCTGCCTACGCCATGGCATCCGCCCCGGCAGCTCCCAGCCACGAGTACGGAGCACCCACCCCACCCCAGGGTGTCCGCCCACCAGCCGTGACTACTGCCACCGATGCCGCCCCGGTCCGGGTTCCCGTGTTCGCATCACGCCCCGGACCCGCTCAGGCCGGACCAGCAGTTCAGGCCGGACCAGCGGTTCAGGCCGGGCCCGCAGTTGCGGCTGCCCGTAACACTGCATCGGCGCCCGAGACTCCCGCCAGGGGCAAGCTGAGCCTCTACCAGAGGCTCTCCAACAGCCCGGAGGCCGAGGCGGGCCGGGCCAAGGCGCCAGTGCGGAGCACCGAGGAACCGGCACAGTACGTGCAGGACATCCCCAGCGCGGATGACGAAACCATCGAGGAGTCGGGCGTCTTTGGCCGCGCCGCCGTCGAGCGTATTCTGGGCGGAAAGCTCATCGAAGAACGGTCGCTGGACGGCAGCCCCCTGATGCCCCGGTACTAG
- a CDS encoding M23 family metallopeptidase has translation MTGPGRIALRSLSAAVVVGFSVFAFGFQGPAAPIQQPVGAAVPIAPPSGVVGPELLDPDTTPPGYPISGSGIAAPAKAPTGRTVSNTAVKAIKTGTAKSPGVASTALKRPGAGFLMAPLEVLTPSSPFGLRHSPITGEAGEFHWGQDFSAACGTRVYAADAGVVRAAGWHPWGGGNRVEIDHGNGLITTYNHLQGIAVEKGDQVRVGEIIAEVGTTGSSTGCHLHFEVIKNGQHEDPMKWTLLPIRQTDALAPAVFTSFESGSATTSGWAIPNIPGNSGPGNTDDGLTPVTAAAVANPRSGPSTSVGTTLVASSSTSGPTSSGPSTSPTAATPTVTTSTTSPTPTPPKPPATAKPKPTPTPTPTPTPTPTPTPTPTPTPTQTPTTPPAVPAPADPTPPEPAVPADPVPPAPTEPVAPPAPITPAPTEVAPIEPAVPAVPADPVPPAPTEPVAPPAPITPAPTEVAPIEPAPAPVQDPVPTPAAPVTTVPAGPAPAPVPTSEPAAVTSPSAAPTGDSAAAEAVPTAEPTAAP, from the coding sequence GTGACCGGCCCTGGCCGGATCGCCTTGCGGAGCCTATCCGCGGCGGTGGTTGTCGGCTTCTCCGTCTTTGCCTTCGGGTTCCAGGGGCCCGCTGCCCCGATCCAGCAGCCCGTGGGTGCTGCCGTCCCAATTGCCCCTCCCTCGGGAGTTGTCGGGCCGGAACTCCTTGATCCCGACACCACCCCGCCCGGGTACCCGATCAGCGGCTCCGGCATCGCCGCACCGGCGAAGGCTCCCACCGGACGCACCGTGTCGAATACCGCCGTCAAGGCAATAAAGACGGGCACCGCCAAATCTCCCGGTGTGGCTTCCACCGCGCTGAAGCGGCCCGGGGCAGGCTTCCTCATGGCACCCCTGGAGGTGCTGACTCCCAGTTCCCCGTTCGGCCTGCGGCACAGCCCGATCACCGGCGAAGCTGGAGAGTTCCACTGGGGCCAGGACTTCTCCGCCGCCTGTGGCACCCGTGTCTACGCAGCCGACGCCGGCGTGGTGCGAGCCGCCGGATGGCACCCCTGGGGCGGCGGCAACAGGGTGGAAATTGACCACGGCAACGGCCTGATCACCACGTACAACCACCTGCAGGGCATCGCCGTCGAAAAGGGCGACCAGGTGCGGGTAGGAGAGATCATCGCGGAGGTAGGCACCACTGGATCCTCCACCGGCTGCCACCTGCACTTCGAGGTGATCAAGAACGGTCAGCACGAGGACCCGATGAAGTGGACCCTCCTGCCCATCCGGCAGACCGACGCACTGGCGCCCGCCGTCTTTACCAGCTTCGAAAGCGGTTCGGCCACCACCTCCGGGTGGGCCATCCCCAACATCCCAGGCAACAGCGGACCGGGCAACACGGATGACGGCCTGACGCCGGTCACCGCAGCCGCAGTGGCCAACCCGCGCAGCGGCCCGTCAACCTCCGTGGGAACCACCCTCGTTGCCAGCTCGTCGACCTCCGGTCCAACCTCGTCCGGTCCATCGACCTCCCCCACGGCGGCAACTCCGACTGTTACGACAAGTACGACAAGCCCCACGCCAACGCCGCCGAAGCCTCCTGCGACGGCCAAACCCAAGCCGACGCCGACTCCCACACCGACGCCAACTCCCACACCGACGCCGACTCCTACCCCCACACCCACTCCGACGCAGACTCCCACCACGCCGCCGGCGGTCCCGGCTCCGGCTGATCCGACTCCCCCCGAGCCGGCGGTCCCGGCGGACCCCGTGCCCCCGGCACCCACCGAGCCGGTCGCACCCCCCGCGCCGATCACGCCTGCCCCGACGGAAGTTGCCCCCATCGAGCCGGCGGTCCCGGCGGTCCCGGCGGACCCCGTGCCCCCGGCACCCACCGAGCCGGTCGCACCTCCCGCGCCGATCACGCCTGCCCCGACGGAAGTTGCCCCCATCGAGCCCGCTCCGGCACCTGTGCAGGATCCGGTCCCCACGCCGGCGGCCCCCGTAACCACGGTTCCGGCTGGGCCAGCACCGGCGCCAGTTCCCACGTCGGAACCGGCAGCCGTGACGTCGCCAAGTGCCGCGCCAACCGGGGATTCTGCCGCGGCAGAAGCCGTTCCGACGGCGGAGCCCACGGCGGCGCCGTAA
- a CDS encoding aspartate kinase → MSMPSTDVKTELQPQELPAVAAVTAQLIVQKFGGSSVADAEGIKRVARRVVDAQKAGNEVVVVVSAMGDTTDELLDLAAQVTDSAPAREMDMLLSAGERISMALLAMAINKFGASAQSFTGSQAGMITDGIHGKARIIDVDPHRIRTALDKGHIAIVAGFQGMSRSTNEITTLGRGGSDTTAVALAAALEADVCEIYTDVDGIYTADPRVVPSAQKIDRISSEEMLELAASGAKILHLRCVEYARRFGVPLHVRSSFSQNEGTWVLPSADDKITTQEGVALEQPIISGVAHDRSEAKVTVVGVPDIPGKAAAIFQVIADAHSNIDMIVQNVSTHGTGRTDISFTLPIVEGADALAALRAAQAEIGFESIEYNEQIGKLSLIGAGMRSHPGVSATFFKALSAAGININMISTSEIRISVVTHADLLDDAVRAIHKAFDLDSEAVATVYGGTGR, encoded by the coding sequence ATGAGTATGCCCAGTACCGATGTGAAAACCGAACTGCAGCCGCAAGAGCTGCCCGCAGTTGCTGCTGTCACCGCGCAGCTCATTGTGCAGAAGTTCGGCGGCTCCTCGGTGGCTGACGCTGAGGGCATCAAGCGCGTGGCCAGGCGCGTGGTCGACGCCCAGAAGGCCGGCAACGAAGTCGTCGTCGTCGTCTCCGCGATGGGTGACACCACCGACGAGCTCCTTGACCTTGCCGCCCAGGTCACCGACTCAGCCCCGGCCCGCGAGATGGACATGCTCCTCTCCGCCGGTGAGCGCATCTCCATGGCCCTGCTGGCCATGGCCATCAACAAGTTCGGTGCGTCCGCGCAATCCTTCACGGGTTCCCAGGCTGGCATGATCACAGACGGAATCCATGGCAAAGCCCGGATCATCGACGTCGACCCGCACCGCATCCGCACCGCCTTGGACAAGGGGCACATTGCCATCGTCGCCGGCTTCCAGGGCATGAGCCGCTCCACCAACGAGATCACCACCCTCGGCCGCGGCGGTTCGGACACGACGGCGGTGGCCCTCGCCGCCGCCCTCGAGGCAGACGTCTGCGAGATCTACACCGACGTTGACGGCATCTACACCGCGGACCCCCGCGTCGTTCCGTCAGCGCAGAAAATCGACCGCATCTCCAGCGAGGAGATGCTGGAACTGGCCGCCTCCGGCGCCAAGATCCTCCACCTCCGGTGCGTCGAATACGCCCGGCGTTTCGGCGTGCCGCTACACGTCCGTTCCTCATTCAGCCAGAACGAAGGCACCTGGGTCCTGCCCAGCGCCGATGACAAGATCACGACTCAAGAGGGAGTTGCCTTGGAGCAGCCAATCATCTCCGGTGTTGCACACGACCGCTCGGAAGCAAAGGTCACCGTTGTAGGTGTTCCGGACATCCCGGGCAAGGCAGCCGCCATCTTCCAGGTCATCGCGGACGCACACTCGAACATCGACATGATCGTCCAGAACGTCTCCACGCACGGCACCGGCAGGACCGACATCTCCTTCACCCTACCCATCGTCGAGGGCGCCGACGCCCTTGCCGCCCTCCGTGCTGCGCAGGCCGAGATCGGTTTCGAAAGCATCGAGTACAACGAGCAGATCGGTAAGCTGTCGCTGATCGGCGCCGGCATGCGCTCGCACCCGGGTGTTTCGGCCACGTTCTTCAAAGCACTGTCCGCTGCAGGCATCAACATCAACATGATCTCCACTTCAGAAATCCGCATTTCCGTTGTGACGCACGCTGACCTGCTCGATGACGCCGTCCGCGCCATCCACAAGGCATTCGACCTGGACAGCGAAGCAGTTGCCACCGTCTACGGCGGCACTGGGCGCTAA
- a CDS encoding oxygenase MpaB family protein, whose protein sequence is MRTFLRKWQAELKRTLTGSPDALPDWVRKFAQGDDAGYFLPGSAVWAVHAGMPTIIGGIRALLMQTLHPGVLAGVHDHSNFREDTLGRLARTTAWIHALTYGSTAVAQAATARVVRLHESVIGKYVDGGGTVIEYSANDPELLRWVHITFTDSFLRAHELWGGTIPGGPDAYVREWAQAGRLMGVEFPPESKAALDRELGKWLASGILRGDNRVAETVAFIRDPPLHPLLKPGYRVLFEAAVLSLEPEYRRLLGLHTARLGPLPLPVRPAARATLAVVRLALGRASPSELAARQRLRRLGVA, encoded by the coding sequence ATGCGGACTTTCCTGAGGAAATGGCAGGCGGAACTGAAACGCACACTGACCGGCAGCCCGGATGCGCTGCCGGACTGGGTCCGGAAGTTTGCCCAGGGAGACGACGCCGGGTACTTCCTCCCCGGCTCTGCGGTCTGGGCCGTCCACGCCGGCATGCCCACCATCATCGGCGGCATCCGTGCCCTGCTGATGCAGACCCTCCACCCCGGCGTCCTCGCCGGTGTCCACGACCACTCAAATTTCCGTGAGGACACGCTGGGCCGACTGGCCCGGACCACGGCGTGGATCCACGCCCTCACTTACGGATCCACAGCTGTTGCCCAGGCGGCAACCGCGAGGGTGGTCCGGCTGCACGAGTCCGTTATCGGCAAGTACGTCGACGGCGGCGGCACCGTCATCGAGTACTCCGCCAACGATCCTGAACTTCTCCGCTGGGTGCACATCACGTTCACGGACTCGTTTCTGCGCGCGCATGAGCTGTGGGGCGGCACCATTCCGGGCGGCCCGGACGCCTATGTGCGCGAATGGGCGCAGGCTGGCAGGCTCATGGGCGTGGAGTTCCCGCCGGAGAGCAAAGCCGCCCTCGACCGGGAGCTCGGAAAATGGCTTGCTTCCGGGATTCTTCGCGGCGATAACCGGGTTGCCGAAACAGTCGCCTTCATCCGGGATCCGCCCCTTCATCCCCTGCTGAAGCCGGGTTACCGAGTGCTGTTCGAGGCCGCCGTCCTGAGTCTGGAGCCTGAATACCGCCGGCTGCTCGGACTGCATACTGCCCGGCTGGGTCCCCTGCCGCTGCCCGTGAGGCCGGCCGCCAGGGCGACCCTCGCCGTCGTCCGTTTGGCCCTGGGCAGGGCCAGCCCCAGCGAGCTCGCCGCCCGCCAACGGCTCCGCAGACTTGGCGTGGCCTAG